The Neodiprion fabricii isolate iyNeoFabr1 chromosome 4, iyNeoFabr1.1, whole genome shotgun sequence genome window below encodes:
- the LOC124180189 gene encoding mutS protein homolog 4-like yields the protein MNVVDKRKSVNSSRGRGGRQNTRLDRGLQIFPKYQLYGASQQPVLRSNGFNAVNTKMAALKTPAKNNRKSSTSSSCVTRSSQRKISTPYNTGVTGSSSTPTTGAGSPFVIAITEGRGDARGEVGIAVVNVQHPHLILSQISDRHAYMKTLTKVLLFKPIEIIMPDTMIRKSGTGGNLYECIRDKFPGLNIAAVSRQHFSNTDGLDRIRTLCAPEYSSVEIYVKQKFYALAAAGALLKYIEYTQNILYVEKSMYVEFQSSQDTTVIDIDIDSAQNLELVTHDKNFNKYTLLGMMDRCLTPGGKRYLRASILQPSCNKRIIEDRQACVSELVEDNPLMISVQSHIRRLCNVDQLLVVGLNSPQKDNVASAEKYLNYVLSLKTTLEVIPLLHTALRNTKANFFRKVLENLKDKRYDLMMDKILEVLQPDAQYVAGFNTSTMQRCFALKSGLNDMLDIARQAYCELIDDMKGMVETLALKYNLPLILGCSASLGYHIQMDSPKYRPIKITNLPRIFIEVQKHKNSYLMTTEALLVLSQRCKDACEELHLMSNVMLKGVLNDIREHISCLYQLSNDIAELDLIVSLARISSLSNYTRPSFGSRTELKNSMHPLMDLTGTGVPVPNDVNVSPTHNFNVITGPNMGGKSVYLRQIVMLQIMAQIGCYVPAEIAEFRITDRIFCRLCFEDSIECNASSFVLEIKETQYILQTVTSNSLVIIDELCRGTTVEEGETIAFAICEQLLNTSAFVFFTTHFLSLTLLAELYPNVTNYHFGTMCRPVEGSTEQRLIYTHKLNPGIIFAKNYGLLLAETSGIRISIVKHARLLVQKSREGTKPVIQSQQIVNIEGKICYDEVSKIHRLIQDGEFNVKTVLECVRRLENSNISVSEQENSSCNDQNTGSAESSMLSITERYNRLRQKRLLDTPASDGNLMAQRSFVEPKAGPSNIVMNTNSLGPSPSKKSQVIEMPHSAICLTEGKIVTDFGKQDLRRLRTYSWKEESKSIRQITSFPNPQNIEPPHSPAPTIKLDEEPYEFSPQNSDKSESPSIIDLVSQLSTDTIMAKISARRKEAEIFRQIEGENFQELQFYNSVLSRTASSVTIKNIKHQ from the exons ATGAACGTTGTAGATAAACGAAAATCGGTCAATTCATCGAGAGGAAGAGGCGGTAGACAGAATACTCGACTTGATCGTGGACTTCAAATATTTCCGAAATATC AGCTTTATGGAGCTTCACAACAACCTGTTCTACGATCAAATGGATTCAATGCTGTAAACACTAAAATGGCTGCATTAAAAACACCGGccaaaaataatcgtaaatcAAGTACATCTTCCTCGTGTGTCACTCGCAGCAGCCAGCGAAAGATTTCGAC ACCTTATAATACCGGCGTCACTGGAAGCTCGTCAACACCTACGACAGGAGCAGGTTCACCATTTGTTATCG CGATCACTGAAGGCCGTGGAGACGCCAGGGGGGAAGTGGGTATTGCTGTGGTAAACGTGCAGCACCCACATCTAATTCTTTCCCAGATCAGCGATCGTCATGCCTATATGAAAACCTTGACAAAAGTTCTCCTCTTCAAACCGATCGAA ATTATCATGCCGGATACAATGATTAGGAAGAGCGGGACTGGTGGAAATCTCTACGAGTGTATAAGGGATAAGTTTCCTGGACTCAATATCGCTGCTGTTTCTCGACAGCATTTCAGTAATACAGACGGCTTGGATCGCATAAGAACATTATGTGCCCCCGAATATTCTTCCGTGGAAATATACGTGAAGCAGAA ATTCTATGCCCTTGCAGCCGCTGGTGCTTTGCTAAAGTATATAGAGTACACGcagaatattttatacgtggAGAAGTCAATGTACGTCGAGTTTCAGAGTTCTCAAGATACAACTGTTATCG ATATAGATATAGACAGTGCTCAGAACTTGGAACTAGTAACacatgataaaaatttcaacaaatacaCGCTGCTGGGTATGATGGACAGATGCTTGACTCCAGGAGGTAAAAGATACCTGCGAGCCTCAATTTTGCAGCCCTCTTGTAATAAGCGTATAATCGAAGATCGCCAAGCTTGTGTCTCTGAACTGGTTGAGGATAATCCGTTAATGATATCTGTACAG TCTCATATAAGAAGATTATGCAACGTTGATCAGCTCCTTGTTGTCGGTCTGAACTCACCACAGAAAGATAATGTAGCAAGTGCGGAAAAATACTTAAACTATGTACTTTCACTAAAAACTACTTTGGAAGTTATTCCTTTGCTGCATACAGCTCTCCGAAATACAAAggcgaatttttttagaaaagtCTTGGAG AATCTGAAAGATAAACGGTATGACTTGATGATGGATAAGATTCTGGAAGTTCTGCAACCTGATGCGCAATATGTGGCAGGTTTCAATACCTCAACCATGCAGCGCTGCTTTGCTCTGAAGAGCGGATTAAATGACATGCTAGATATCGCTCGGCAAGCTTACTGCGAACTCATAGATGACATGAAAG GAATGGTTGAGACTCTGGCTCTGAAGTATAATTTACCATTGATATTAGGATGTAGCGCTTCGCTCGGATATCATATACAGATGGATTCCCCGAAATATAGACCAATTAAAATCACAAACCTACCACGTATATTTATAGAA gtGCAAAAGCATAAGAATAGTTATCTCATGACAACGGAAGCCTTGCTAGTATTGAGTCAACGATGTAAAGATGCTTGCGAAGAACTCCATCTAATGAGCAATGT TATGCTGAAAGGAGTCCTTAATGATATCAGAGAACATATCAGTTGTCTGTATCAGCTGAGTAATGACATAGCAGAGCTCGACCTCATAGTCTCACTGGCACGTATAAGCTCACTTTCCAACTATACCAGGCCGTCGTTTGGCTCAAGAaccgaattgaaaaattccatgcATCCGCTGATGGATCTCACTGGTACTGGTGTTCCGGTTCCTAATGATGTG AATGTGTCACCTACACATAATTTTAATGTAATAACTGGACCTAATATGGGAGGGAAATCAGTTTATTTGAGGCAAATTGTGATGCTACAGATAATGGCACAG ATTGGATGTTATGTGCCAGCAGAAATAGCTGAGTTTCGAATAACCGATCGAATCTTTTGCAGACTATGTTTTGAAGATAGCATCGAATGCAATGCATCAAGTTTTGTTCTAGAG ATCAAGGAAACGCagtatattttacaaacagTAACATCCAATTCACTTGTGATAATAGACGAGCTATGCAGAGGAACAACCGTTGAGGAAGGAGAAACGATTGCGTTTGCTATTTGCGAACAACTACTGAATACATCAGCATTTGTGTTCTTCACTACACACTTTCTAAGTTTAACTCTCCTAGCCGAATTATATCCTAATGTCACGAA CTACCATTTTGGAACCATGTGCCGGCCTGTGGAAGGCTCTACAGAGCAGAGACTGATTTACACTCACAAACTAAACCCTGGAAtcattttcgcaaaaaattatGGGCTTTTATTAGCTGAGACTTCTGGAATTCGTATCTCAATAGTCAAACACGCACGGCTGTTGGTTCAAAAGTCAAGAGAAGGAACTAAA CCCGTGATACAAAGTCAGCAAATTGTGAATATAGAAGGGAAGATATGCTACGACGAGGTTTCAAAAATCCACCGCCTTATTCAAGATGGCGAGTTCAATGTGAAAACAGTTCTCGAATGTGTTAGAAGACTTGAAAATTCTAACATTTCCGTTTCTGAGCAAGAGAATTCTTCATGCAATGACCAAAATACAGGCTCTGCCGAGAGCTCTATGCTTTCTATTACAGAGAGATATAACAGACTTCGCCAGAAAAGACTTCTAGACACTCCGGCATCAGATGGCAATTTAATGGCCCAGAGATCTTTCGTGGAACCAAAAGCAGGACCAAGTAATATTGTAATGAATACTAATTCACTAGGCCCCTCGCCAAGTAAAAAGTCTCAAGTGATTGAGATGCCTCATTCTGCAATCTGCCTTACGGAAGGAAAAATTGTGACAGATTTTGGAAAACAAGATTTGCGAAGACTGAGGACATATTCCTGGAAAGAAGAATCAAAATCCATCAGACAGATTACTTCATTCCCAAACCCGCAAAATATTGAACCACCTCATTCTCCGGCACCAACAATAAAACTTGATGAAGAACCGTACGAGTTCTCACCTCAAAATTCAGACAAAAGTGAAAGTCCGTCAATAATAGACCTAGTATCGCAGTTATCAACCGATACTATTATGGCGAAAATTAGCGCGCGTAGAAAGGAGGCAGAGATATTTAGACAAATCGAGGGCGAGAATTTTCAAGAActtcaattttacaactcggTCCTTTCACGAACTGCCAGCTCAgtt
- the LOC124179762 gene encoding 60S ribosomal protein L3 — protein MSHRKFSAPRHGSMGFYPKKRSQRHRGKVKAFPKDDPTKPVHLTAFIGYKAGMTHVVREADRPGSKVNKKEIVEAVTILETPPMIVVGVVGYIETPHGLRALTTVWAEHLSEECRRRFYKNWYKSKKKAFTKASKKWQDDLGRKSIEKDLKKIVKYCKVVRIIAHTQMKLLKQRQKKAHIMEIQLNGGTIDQKVQWAREHLEKPVPVNNVFATDEVIDVIGVTKGKGYKGVTSRWHTKKLPRKTHKGLRKVACIGAWHPSRVSFTVARAGQKGYHHRTEMNKKIYRIGQGIHTKDGKVVKNNASTEYDLTEKTITPMGGFPHYGEVNNDYVMLKGCCMGPKKRIITLRKSLLVHTKRAALEKINLKFIDTSSKFGHGRFQTVADKTSFMGQLKKDRIREEAAQSAAAAPAAPATQ, from the exons ATG TCTCATAGAAAATTCAGCGCGCCCCGACACGGGTCTATGGGGTTCTACCCCAAGAAGAGGTCTCAACGGCATCGTGGAAAAGTAAAGGCCTTCCCCAAGGATGACCCTACCAAGCCCGTTCACCTTACTGCTTTTATAGGCTATAAGGCTGGCATGACTCATGTTGTCCGAGAAGCTGATCGTCCGGGATCAA AGGTCAACAAGAAGGAAATTGTCGAGGCTGTGACTATTTTGGAAACTCCACCAATGATTGTTGTTGGTGTTGTTGGATACATCGAAACTCCTCATGGTCTTAGGGCTCTGACTACTGTTTGGGCGGAGCATCTCTCCGAAGAATGCCGTCGCCGCTTCTACAAGAATTG GTATAAGAGCAAGAAGAAGGCGTTCACCAAGGCATCAAAGAAGTGGCAGGACGATCTTGGTCGCAAATCAATCGAGAAGGATCTTAAGAAGATTGTGAAGTACTGCAAGGTTGTGCGCATCATCGCCCACACTCAG ATGAAGCTGCTGAAGCAACGTCAAAAGAAGGCTCACATCATGGAAATTCAACTGAACGGTGGTACCATCGATCAAAAAGTTCAATGGGCTCGGGAGCATCTCGAGAAACCAGTTCCTGTCAACAATGTCTTTGCCACTGATGAGGTGATCGATGTTATTGGTGTTACGAAGGGCAAAGGATACAAGG GTGTTACGTCTCGTTGGCACACGAAAAAGCTTCCTCGTAAGACGCACAAGGGTTTGAGGAAAGTAGCTTGTATCGGTGCCTGGCATCCGAGTCGTGTTTCCTTCACAGTTGCCCGTGCTGGTCAGAAGGGATATCATCATCGTACTGAAATGAACAAGAAAATCTACCGTATCGGACAGGGCATCCACACTAAGGATGGAAAG GttgtgaaaaacaatgcttCCACTGAATACGATCTGACTGAGAAAACAATTACTCCAATGGGAGGTTTCCCCCACTACGGTGAAGTCAACAATGACTACGTCATGTTGAAGGGATGCTGCATGGGTCCAAAGAAGCGCATCATTACTCTGCGCAAG TCACTCCTCGTTCACACCAAACGTGCTGCACTCGAGAAGATCAACCTGAAATTCATCGACACAAGCTCCAAGTTTGGTCACGGACGATTCCAGACTGTAGCAGACAAAACTTCGTTCATGGGTCAGCTCAAGAAGGATCGTATCCGCGAGGAAGCTGCTCAATCTGCTGCCGCTGCTCCGGCAGCGCCAGCAACGCAGTAA
- the LOC124179763 gene encoding NADH dehydrogenase [ubiquinone] 1 beta subcomplex subunit 10, translated as MAEERNIVIAFANAVFNILDGPVTFFREKIVVPNQQHYPWYHQKFRRVPTIDECYMDDPVCSYEANIQFKRDKLVESDIINILRQRFEDCTLYEGHDQTAKCRHLWDQYNEASTNWFIKYGDLGAYGHTRDALMKQKHRMIWERRYGPVGTGMNRE; from the exons ATGGCAGAGGAACGGAACATTGTCATCGCATTTGCTAACGCGGTATTCAATATTCTTGACGGACCTGTCACCTTTTTCCGAG aaaaaattgttgtccCAAATCAGCAACATTATCCTTGGTACCACCAAAAATTTCGCCGTGTTCCAACCATTGATGAGTGTTATATGGATGATCCAGTTTGCTCATACGAAGCAAACATTCAGTTCAAACGAGACAA ACTGGTTGAAAGCGATATCATAAATATTCTAAGACAACGTTTCGAGGATTGTACTTTATATGAAGGACATGACCAAACGGCCAAATGTCGGCATCTGTGGGATCAGTACAACGAAGCTTCTACGAATTGGTTTATCAAGT ATGGTGACCTTGGTGCATACGGTCACACACGAGACGCattaatgaaacaaaaacatcGCATGATTTGGGAAAGACGATATGGTCCAGTTGGAACTGGAATGAATCGCGAATGA